One Brumimicrobium sp. DNA window includes the following coding sequences:
- a CDS encoding TatD family hydrolase has protein sequence MAYIDTHAHLYLENFDEDRKEVMQRAINEGVEKIFLPNIDGTTLPAVEKMVKDYPDTCYPMIGIHPCDVRADWEEQLTEIRSLYKKDFHVAIGEIGIDLYWDKTLKKEQILSFTEQIRWAKAEGLPIVIHSRDSFDEIFEVMDKENDTSLFGIFHCFTGTIEQAHQIIDYGGFKLGIGGVVTFKNSHLDEVIKDIDLCHLVLETDAPFLTPAPFRGKRNESSYIPLVAKKLSSIFGIDENEIGRITTQNALEVFKIK, from the coding sequence ATGGCATACATTGATACACATGCACATCTTTATCTGGAAAATTTCGACGAGGATCGAAAAGAGGTTATGCAACGAGCCATTAATGAGGGTGTTGAAAAGATTTTTCTTCCAAATATTGATGGTACTACTTTGCCTGCTGTAGAGAAAATGGTAAAAGATTATCCCGATACATGTTATCCGATGATAGGTATTCACCCTTGTGATGTTCGCGCTGACTGGGAGGAACAGTTAACGGAGATTAGATCACTCTATAAAAAAGATTTTCATGTTGCCATTGGGGAGATCGGAATTGACTTATATTGGGATAAGACGTTAAAAAAGGAGCAAATACTATCATTTACTGAACAAATACGCTGGGCAAAAGCAGAAGGACTTCCTATTGTGATACATAGTAGAGATTCCTTTGATGAGATTTTTGAAGTTATGGATAAAGAAAATGATACTTCTTTGTTTGGGATCTTTCATTGCTTTACAGGTACAATAGAGCAAGCGCATCAGATTATTGATTATGGTGGTTTTAAATTGGGAATAGGAGGTGTGGTTACCTTTAAAAATAGTCATTTAGATGAAGTTATAAAGGATATAGATTTATGTCATTTGGTATTGGAAACAGATGCTCCATTCTTAACCCCGGCTCCTTTTCGTGGGAAAAGAAACGAAAGTTCATATATTCCGCTCGTAGCTAAGAAACTTTCTTCTATCTTTGGGATAGATGAAAATGAGATTGGAAGAATTACCACTCAGAATGCATTGGAAGTATTCAAAATAAAGTAA
- a CDS encoding asparaginase, protein MEKSKVLLIYTGGTIGMIEDPKTGVLIPFDFEHLHQQIPELSRINAQLSVESLSESLDSSDMHPNNWKEMAMIIEKNYNSFDGFVILHGTDTMAYTASALSFMLQGIKKPVILTGSQLPVGTIRTDGKENLITSIEIAACKDQKGESIIQEVAVYFEYSLYRGNRTTKVSANAFEAFLSPNYRELAVAGIDIDYHADAFLRTSLSTPCFRYEMDEKVALMKIYPGFSVKVYQELFDVNLVDAVVIESFGAGNIPNSSDLHKMIENYIQAGGIVINITQCYSGKVAQGKYANSVKLKELGVISGSDLTTEAAITKIMFLLGNYSDKEQIKTLMQHALVGEMTL, encoded by the coding sequence ATGGAAAAATCAAAGGTACTTTTAATTTATACAGGAGGAACAATTGGAATGATTGAAGACCCTAAAACGGGCGTATTAATTCCTTTTGATTTTGAACACTTACATCAGCAGATTCCTGAATTATCGCGTATTAATGCTCAGTTGAGTGTGGAGTCTTTATCCGAATCGTTAGACTCTTCCGATATGCATCCCAATAATTGGAAAGAAATGGCCATGATTATTGAGAAAAACTACAATTCTTTCGATGGTTTTGTAATTCTTCATGGAACAGATACCATGGCATATACAGCAAGTGCATTAAGTTTTATGCTCCAAGGTATTAAAAAACCTGTAATACTTACAGGTTCACAACTTCCAGTTGGTACTATACGTACAGATGGAAAGGAAAATCTAATTACTTCAATTGAAATAGCAGCTTGCAAGGATCAAAAAGGAGAGAGTATAATTCAAGAAGTAGCTGTTTATTTTGAGTATTCACTTTATCGTGGTAATCGCACTACGAAAGTTTCGGCCAATGCTTTTGAAGCTTTTCTTTCTCCTAATTATCGAGAACTAGCTGTGGCTGGGATTGATATTGATTATCATGCGGATGCTTTTCTTCGTACATCTCTTTCTACACCATGCTTCCGTTATGAAATGGATGAAAAAGTTGCACTCATGAAGATATATCCAGGTTTTTCTGTGAAAGTTTATCAGGAACTATTTGATGTTAATCTAGTAGATGCAGTTGTTATTGAGTCCTTCGGAGCTGGAAATATTCCCAATAGCTCTGATTTACATAAGATGATTGAAAACTATATTCAAGCAGGAGGTATCGTAATCAATATCACACAATGCTATTCTGGAAAAGTAGCACAAGGGAAATATGCAAATAGCGTCAAATTAAAAGAATTAGGTGTAATTAGCGGTAGCGATTTAACTACGGAAGCAGCAATCACCAAAATCATGTTCCTTTTGGGTAATTATTCGGATAAAGAACAAATTAAAACACTTATGCAACACGCATTAGTAGGCGAGATGACTCTATAA
- a CDS encoding UvrD-helicase domain-containing protein: MAEKEKKPLLVYSASAGSGKTFSLVQSYLKLVLGNHPVNGFNPNQFSHILAMTFTNKAALEMRERIIQALNWLAHPNSLTDGEKKKVTSIINGVIKSTKLSPQEIEKRAGNVLSNILHNYADFNVLTIDKFSLRLIRTFSKDLDLQDNFKVSLDADSMLNEVIDELISRIGVTGEEEITNLTVTYAKRNSDDGNRWDFKDNLADFSKVLTKERDQKYIKELLQQTFDTDTYENIQNEIKQIEIEHQTRCKELFEYFVSLGTSPEEYYQGGKSGGMFHLLSKLDERSISKVNAPNSYITAYLNNDEKVLKKPMDAQLLRRVQDLITYEEDKAKKYFTLQIRRKDFYNLALLKFVANELEEYKEKENIIGIYEFGLKISTLLSEEKAPYIYERLGNRYNHYLLDEFQDTSRLQWLNLIPLVHESISHNHDNLIVGDPKQAIYRFRNGLVEQFVALPEIYNPEKNQNLQQISHYFKIQGKKLPLQDNYRSSKEIVQFNNDFFLDFLARSPKNLSEYYADIKQNPMGNEGGAVHFHLEPKKTCKEDIFLLDKVDSCIKDGFSPGDICVLCRNNKEGNLFAQILINAGYAIVSSDSLIVSSDKSVQLCIDYINLRRNEGNKSLQIKFATTYLVSLNKDPVESLLPYWINQKVGNFNFIQFAIDFFGNINGLFFPYENMYDLGKKLMKILHKDELSNPYLHHLMELFQEFDLHEGPDIRVFMERWHEKLYKSSLQMPENENAIRIMTVHKSKGLEFPIVIMPKVDWNISTSRNTHFLFADDGSLLYTRIKQQGKDYIPDYMVNAYNEEYERVFLDELNTLYVAFTRPIHRLYVYLEESNKEKEKDYSSISQVITEIIQNWNHPEIATEITDNSFQIGELHSKVNTKAAESDIQEFHATNLTDFLWFPKLALQDEEALDTENLSEEQQKGNQIHLALSRITHLSDITSIIEELTTTGKINKQWKDEIAQTVEEVLQLLSQQAFVFTANQTINEQDIIINETEMKRPDKIYISDRSITVVDFKSGTPRPSYKKQVNNYCIALNEMSGKPTEGYLLYTKPLRLEKVI, encoded by the coding sequence ATGGCGGAAAAGGAAAAGAAACCTCTTTTAGTTTACAGTGCCTCAGCAGGCTCTGGTAAAACCTTTTCTTTAGTACAAAGCTATTTAAAACTAGTGCTGGGGAATCATCCAGTAAATGGTTTCAACCCTAATCAGTTTTCACATATCTTGGCTATGACCTTTACCAATAAGGCAGCCCTTGAAATGCGTGAACGTATCATACAAGCGTTAAATTGGTTAGCACATCCAAATTCACTCACAGATGGGGAAAAGAAGAAAGTAACTAGCATCATAAATGGGGTTATTAAATCTACTAAACTTTCTCCTCAAGAAATCGAAAAAAGAGCAGGTAATGTACTTTCAAATATATTACACAATTATGCCGATTTTAATGTGCTAACTATTGACAAATTTAGTTTACGTTTGATTCGTACATTTAGCAAAGACCTAGATTTACAAGATAATTTTAAGGTAAGCTTAGATGCCGATTCAATGCTCAATGAGGTTATCGATGAACTTATCTCTCGAATTGGTGTTACAGGCGAGGAAGAAATCACTAATCTGACTGTTACGTATGCAAAACGCAATTCTGACGATGGGAACAGGTGGGATTTTAAAGATAATTTAGCTGATTTTAGTAAAGTACTCACTAAAGAGCGTGACCAAAAATATATCAAAGAATTACTCCAACAGACATTCGATACTGATACCTATGAAAACATCCAAAATGAAATTAAACAGATAGAAATTGAACATCAAACTAGATGTAAGGAATTATTTGAATATTTTGTTTCACTTGGAACTTCTCCAGAAGAATATTACCAAGGTGGAAAAAGTGGTGGCATGTTCCATCTTTTATCCAAATTGGATGAGAGAAGTATTTCCAAAGTCAATGCTCCAAATAGCTATATTACCGCCTATCTGAATAATGATGAAAAGGTGTTAAAAAAACCTATGGATGCACAACTCTTAAGGCGAGTGCAAGATTTAATCACCTACGAAGAAGACAAAGCAAAAAAATATTTTACTCTACAAATAAGGCGGAAGGATTTCTATAATCTGGCTCTTCTGAAGTTTGTTGCGAATGAACTTGAGGAATATAAAGAAAAAGAAAATATCATCGGTATATACGAATTTGGTTTAAAGATTTCTACCTTATTAAGTGAAGAAAAGGCTCCCTATATCTATGAAAGATTAGGTAATAGATATAATCACTATTTACTAGACGAATTCCAAGACACAAGTCGTTTACAATGGTTAAACCTAATTCCTTTAGTTCATGAATCAATTTCACATAATCATGATAATTTAATTGTAGGGGATCCTAAACAAGCTATTTATCGGTTTAGAAATGGCTTAGTAGAACAATTCGTTGCTTTGCCAGAAATATATAATCCAGAAAAGAATCAGAATCTACAACAGATATCTCATTATTTTAAAATTCAAGGTAAAAAACTACCTCTCCAAGATAACTACCGTTCTAGTAAAGAAATTGTTCAATTCAATAATGACTTTTTTTTGGATTTTCTAGCGCGTTCACCTAAAAATCTAAGTGAATATTATGCAGATATCAAACAAAACCCAATGGGTAATGAAGGAGGGGCTGTACATTTTCATCTAGAACCCAAAAAAACATGTAAAGAAGATATTTTCTTATTAGATAAAGTAGATTCCTGTATAAAGGATGGATTCAGTCCAGGAGATATCTGTGTGCTTTGCCGAAATAATAAAGAAGGAAATCTATTTGCTCAGATATTAATCAATGCGGGATATGCCATTGTTTCTTCTGATAGTTTAATTGTTTCTTCAGATAAAAGCGTTCAATTATGTATAGATTATATCAATTTACGAAGAAACGAAGGAAATAAATCACTGCAAATTAAATTTGCTACTACATATCTGGTTTCACTCAATAAAGATCCTGTTGAATCACTTCTACCCTATTGGATAAATCAAAAGGTGGGAAATTTTAATTTCATACAATTTGCTATTGACTTCTTTGGGAACATCAACGGCTTATTTTTTCCGTATGAAAACATGTACGATCTAGGCAAAAAATTGATGAAGATACTCCATAAGGATGAACTATCTAATCCATACTTACATCATTTAATGGAGTTGTTTCAAGAATTTGATTTACACGAAGGTCCAGATATCCGTGTTTTTATGGAAAGATGGCATGAAAAGTTATATAAGAGTTCGCTCCAAATGCCAGAAAATGAAAATGCTATTCGAATTATGACGGTTCATAAATCAAAAGGGTTAGAATTTCCAATCGTTATAATGCCAAAAGTTGACTGGAATATCTCTACTTCTCGAAACACTCATTTTCTATTTGCAGATGATGGTAGCTTACTATATACTCGAATAAAGCAACAAGGAAAAGATTATATTCCCGATTATATGGTTAACGCATACAACGAAGAATATGAACGAGTATTCTTAGATGAGTTGAACACCTTATATGTAGCTTTTACTCGACCCATTCACCGTTTATATGTGTATTTGGAGGAATCTAATAAGGAAAAAGAGAAGGATTATTCATCTATTAGTCAAGTAATAACAGAAATTATTCAGAATTGGAACCATCCTGAGATTGCTACAGAAATAACTGACAACTCCTTCCAAATAGGAGAATTACACTCAAAAGTTAATACCAAAGCTGCCGAATCAGATATTCAGGAATTTCACGCTACGAACCTAACTGATTTCTTATGGTTTCCAAAATTAGCTTTGCAAGATGAAGAAGCCCTTGATACGGAGAATTTAAGTGAAGAACAACAAAAAGGAAATCAGATTCACTTGGCACTTTCAAGAATTACTCATTTATCTGATATAACATCTATTATTGAAGAACTCACCACTACGGGTAAAATCAATAAACAATGGAAAGATGAAATTGCTCAGACAGTAGAAGAAGTGCTCCAACTTCTATCTCAGCAAGCGTTTGTTTTTACGGCGAATCAGACCATAAACGAACAAGACATCATCATCAATGAAACAGAAATGAAACGTCCGGATAAAATATACATTTCCGATAGAAGTATTACAGTAGTTGATTTTAAATCAGGGACCCCTCGTCCAAGTTATAAAAAGCAGGTAAATAATTACTGTATAGCTCTTAACGAAATGAGCGGAAAGCCCACTGAAGGTTATTTATTATATACAAAACCATTACGATTAGAGAAAGTAATCTAA
- a CDS encoding prolyl oligopeptidase family serine peptidase, translated as MKSKFIAFPLALLLISCTEKTQEKLTMIYPDTKKVDTVDVYFGIEVKDPYRWLEDDRSEETAEWVKAQNKLTYDYLSKIPYQKDLEKRLTEIWNYEKIGAPFHEGDYTYFYKNDGLQNQFVLYRYRKGENPNQAEVFLDPNKFKEDGTISLDATSFSEDGSKLAYSISEGGSDWRKVLIMNTATKELMEDTLIDIKFSGLSWKGEEGFYYSSYDKPKGSELSAMTDQHKLYYHKLGTHQKEDKVIYGANASEKHRYISGSVTEDNHYLLVSGSISTTGNMLMIKDLTKAHSPFVTIIGTHDFDTYLLDNIGSKLYLYTNKDAPNGKIITVDAANPSPENWVDFIPETENVLSPSIAGGNIFASYMIDAISHVLQYDYEGKLIREVALPGIGTVSGFGSKKEEQELYYSFTNYVVPGTIYKYNIQQGTSELFIESKIKFNPNDYESQQVFYTSKDGTKVPMIISYKKGIKLEGKNPTMLYGYGGFNISLTPSFSVLSAVWMELGGVYAVPNLRGGGEYGQEWHNAGTQMQKQNVFDDFIAAAEYLIENKYTSSDYLSIRGGSNGGLLVGATMTQRPDLMKVAIPAVGVLDMLRYNKFTAGAGWAYDYGTAEDSKEMFEYLKGYSPVHNVKEGVAYPATMIMTGDHDDRVVPAHSFKFAAELQAKQTGDNPVLIRIETDAGHGAGTPVSKMIQQYADIYSFTLYNMGFSKLPK; from the coding sequence ATGAAATCTAAATTCATTGCCTTTCCACTAGCGCTCCTTTTGATAAGTTGTACTGAAAAAACTCAAGAAAAATTAACCATGATATATCCCGACACAAAAAAAGTAGATACGGTTGATGTTTACTTCGGAATAGAAGTGAAAGATCCATACCGTTGGCTAGAAGATGATAGAAGTGAAGAAACTGCTGAATGGGTAAAAGCTCAAAACAAACTTACCTATGATTACTTAAGTAAGATACCTTATCAAAAGGATTTAGAAAAACGTTTAACTGAAATCTGGAACTACGAAAAAATAGGAGCTCCTTTCCATGAAGGGGATTATACTTACTTCTATAAAAACGATGGACTACAAAATCAATTTGTTTTATATAGATACAGAAAAGGAGAAAATCCTAATCAAGCAGAAGTCTTCCTTGATCCAAATAAATTTAAAGAAGATGGTACTATTTCATTAGATGCTACCAGCTTTTCCGAAGATGGGAGTAAACTAGCCTATAGCATCTCCGAAGGAGGTAGTGATTGGAGAAAGGTGCTCATAATGAATACGGCTACAAAAGAATTAATGGAAGATACTTTAATAGATATTAAATTCAGCGGACTCTCTTGGAAAGGAGAAGAAGGGTTTTATTATTCCAGTTATGATAAGCCAAAAGGTAGTGAACTGTCTGCTATGACTGACCAGCATAAACTTTACTATCACAAATTAGGCACTCATCAAAAAGAAGATAAAGTAATATACGGGGCTAATGCATCGGAAAAACATCGCTATATTTCAGGTAGTGTAACGGAAGATAATCACTATCTATTGGTGAGCGGGAGCATCTCAACTACTGGAAATATGCTTATGATTAAAGACTTAACCAAAGCACATAGTCCTTTCGTAACAATAATTGGAACACATGATTTCGACACTTATTTACTTGACAATATAGGCTCAAAATTATATCTATATACCAATAAGGATGCTCCCAATGGTAAAATTATTACCGTTGATGCTGCAAATCCTTCTCCAGAAAATTGGGTAGATTTTATTCCTGAAACTGAAAATGTACTTTCTCCTAGCATTGCAGGTGGAAATATTTTTGCAAGCTACATGATAGATGCCATTTCACATGTTCTGCAATACGATTACGAAGGAAAACTTATACGGGAAGTTGCACTTCCAGGTATTGGTACAGTAAGTGGTTTTGGATCTAAAAAAGAAGAGCAGGAACTGTATTATTCTTTCACAAATTATGTAGTTCCTGGTACTATCTATAAATACAATATTCAACAAGGTACATCCGAATTATTTATAGAATCTAAAATTAAATTTAATCCGAATGATTATGAAAGTCAACAAGTGTTTTATACTTCTAAAGACGGAACAAAAGTTCCTATGATTATTTCCTATAAGAAAGGTATTAAGTTAGAGGGAAAGAATCCAACCATGTTATACGGGTATGGCGGATTTAACATTAGCTTAACTCCAAGTTTTAGCGTATTGAGTGCCGTTTGGATGGAATTAGGAGGAGTATATGCTGTTCCCAATTTAAGAGGAGGTGGAGAATATGGTCAAGAATGGCACAATGCAGGTACCCAAATGCAAAAACAAAATGTTTTTGATGATTTCATCGCTGCTGCTGAATATTTAATAGAAAATAAATATACTTCTTCAGACTACCTATCTATTCGCGGTGGTTCAAACGGTGGTTTATTAGTGGGAGCAACCATGACGCAACGTCCAGATTTAATGAAAGTAGCTATTCCTGCTGTAGGTGTATTAGATATGCTAAGATACAACAAATTTACCGCAGGAGCTGGATGGGCTTATGATTATGGAACTGCAGAAGATAGTAAAGAAATGTTTGAATATTTAAAAGGATATTCACCTGTCCATAATGTTAAAGAAGGCGTAGCGTATCCTGCAACAATGATTATGACAGGAGACCATGACGACCGAGTGGTTCCTGCTCATAGCTTTAAATTTGCTGCAGAATTACAAGCAAAGCAGACAGGTGATAATCCTGTATTAATACGCATTGAAACTGATGCGGGACATGGAGCTGGAACACCAGTCAGTAAGATGATTCAACAATATGCCGATATTTATAGCTTTACGCTTTATAATATGGGATTTTCCAAATTGCCAAAATAG
- a CDS encoding M43 family zinc metalloprotease, whose protein sequence is MKYLIYILLAFPLFVGAQQDNWCGTSELTNDLWATHPELKEAFYEQMAQFRNSNGVFDKDGEEPDTIIFTIPVVFHVLHEYGVENISDAQIHRQIDILNRDYAKLNADTASVIPEFQSIIGKAYIRFKLATQDPVGNPTTGIVRHFTHESNIGDAYSKLDQWPRSRYLNIWTVKKIYSGAAGYSQYPTNVEGAAGFMDGVVVLHNYVADNGTSNPYSSRAVTHEVGHYLGLPHVWGDNNDPMQACGDDGIEDTPRTRGYDFCPLNQSYPSGYPPHSGKTYPDNAMICNDTVVENFQNYMDYSYCSHMFTQLQVKYMRTSLKSNTSGRMTMVSEANLANSIPDGVVADPVADFFTNSKEIVSCVGSSVKFNNYSWGITTSSPTYTWTFEDADVTTSNDVNPTVSFTSPGWKTVTLKVEDHGKSNTITKESFIWIAPNWPVFNGLVNIDFNTPSQQYAGIALNPQNYDYAWEVLPNVGTNGSGAIFLDMSNPYTNPLPLSPESFFKVRRGGSKVSFVTQPMDLSLVSNGTLSFDYACATDATSLTEMTEELWVYSSIDCGNSWQLRNKILPKNLVNNGTGWESFKPDANSTWTNASFSVATLNKSHVMFKFEYLASDQSNNISIDNINVSGVLATDAEDLNSQISVYPNPSNASTGWNINYDATQWGGANVQLYDIAGRVISTSELPMGQSMMNLAVNNKAAKGVYILKIRQNDKLIQKKLILE, encoded by the coding sequence ATGAAGTATCTGATTTATATTCTTTTAGCATTTCCTCTTTTTGTGGGAGCTCAGCAAGATAATTGGTGTGGAACAAGTGAATTAACCAACGATTTATGGGCAACTCATCCCGAACTAAAAGAGGCCTTCTATGAACAGATGGCTCAATTTAGGAACTCAAACGGAGTGTTTGACAAAGATGGTGAAGAGCCAGATACTATTATTTTTACCATTCCAGTAGTTTTTCATGTTCTTCATGAATATGGTGTAGAAAATATTTCAGATGCTCAAATCCATAGACAAATTGATATCTTAAATAGAGATTATGCAAAGTTAAATGCTGATACAGCAAGTGTTATCCCTGAATTTCAATCAATCATAGGGAAAGCATATATCCGATTTAAATTAGCTACACAAGATCCAGTTGGTAACCCTACTACTGGTATTGTAAGACATTTTACTCATGAATCTAATATCGGAGATGCATATTCCAAATTAGACCAGTGGCCAAGAAGTCGTTATTTAAATATTTGGACTGTTAAGAAGATTTATTCTGGTGCTGCTGGATATTCTCAATATCCAACTAACGTTGAAGGCGCTGCTGGATTTATGGATGGAGTAGTTGTTCTTCATAATTATGTTGCAGATAATGGTACTAGTAATCCGTATTCATCACGTGCAGTAACACATGAAGTAGGTCACTATTTAGGATTGCCACACGTTTGGGGTGATAACAATGATCCAATGCAAGCTTGCGGTGATGATGGAATTGAAGATACTCCAAGAACAAGAGGATATGATTTCTGTCCTTTGAATCAATCTTATCCTTCAGGATATCCTCCACATTCTGGAAAAACATACCCTGATAATGCTATGATTTGTAACGATACTGTTGTTGAGAATTTCCAGAATTACATGGACTACTCATATTGCAGCCACATGTTTACCCAACTTCAGGTGAAATATATGAGAACCTCATTAAAATCAAATACATCTGGTAGAATGACAATGGTAAGTGAAGCAAATTTAGCTAACTCTATTCCTGATGGAGTGGTTGCAGATCCTGTGGCTGACTTCTTCACCAATTCAAAAGAAATCGTTTCTTGTGTGGGATCTTCTGTGAAATTCAACAATTATTCATGGGGAATTACTACAAGCAGTCCAACATATACTTGGACTTTTGAAGATGCAGACGTTACAACTTCAAATGATGTTAACCCTACCGTTTCTTTTACTTCTCCAGGATGGAAAACTGTTACCTTAAAAGTGGAAGATCATGGGAAAAGTAATACCATTACAAAAGAAAGCTTTATTTGGATTGCTCCAAATTGGCCAGTATTCAATGGATTAGTAAATATTGATTTCAATACTCCTAGTCAACAATATGCTGGAATTGCATTGAATCCTCAAAACTATGACTATGCTTGGGAAGTACTTCCAAATGTAGGAACAAACGGATCAGGTGCTATCTTCTTGGATATGTCTAACCCTTATACAAATCCACTTCCATTATCTCCTGAGTCATTCTTCAAAGTGAGAAGAGGAGGTTCTAAGGTTTCATTTGTAACTCAACCTATGGATTTATCGTTAGTTAGCAATGGTACTCTTTCATTTGATTATGCTTGTGCAACTGATGCTACAAGCTTAACAGAAATGACTGAAGAACTTTGGGTATATTCTTCAATTGACTGTGGAAATTCTTGGCAATTGAGAAATAAGATATTACCTAAAAATTTGGTAAACAACGGAACAGGATGGGAATCTTTTAAACCAGATGCAAATTCTACATGGACCAATGCATCATTTAGCGTGGCAACTCTTAATAAAAGTCATGTAATGTTTAAATTTGAATATTTAGCTTCTGATCAATCTAATAACATTTCTATCGATAATATCAATGTAAGTGGTGTTCTTGCTACAGATGCGGAAGACTTAAATAGTCAAATCAGTGTTTACCCAAATCCAAGTAATGCCTCAACAGGTTGGAATATAAACTATGATGCAACTCAATGGGGTGGAGCAAATGTTCAACTATATGACATTGCTGGAAGAGTTATCAGTACTTCTGAACTACCAATGGGTCAGTCTATGATGAATTTAGCTGTAAATAATAAAGCCGCTAAAGGAGTTTATATCTTAAAGATTCGTCAAAACGACAAATTAATTCAAAAGAAATTAATTCTAGAATAA
- a CDS encoding 5'-nucleotidase, lipoprotein e(P4) family — protein sequence MKYKFVSFILAFAILLSCSTTKNTVSQEEDAHIYNTREYSIQSVLWQQNAGEYRALCYQAFNLAQLRLDQFLADESLKGKKLAIITDIDETVMDNSPYNARLILDNKEYTAADWTDWVNHKTALAIPGATDFLNYAKNKGVEVFYISNRMEHEKEATLENMKQIQFPFADNEHLLFKTTESSKQVRFDKVLANYTVLLFMGDNLSDFSSEFIVNSTQKRNQIVDAIHLKFGYNFIVLPNPMYGDWESKGIYQGKYNWTTEQKDSIWKSNLKGY from the coding sequence ATGAAATACAAATTTGTATCTTTTATCCTAGCTTTTGCTATTCTTCTAAGCTGTTCAACTACAAAAAATACAGTTTCACAAGAAGAAGATGCACATATTTATAATACTCGAGAATATTCCATCCAATCAGTACTTTGGCAACAAAATGCTGGTGAATATAGAGCCTTATGCTATCAAGCATTTAATCTTGCCCAATTGCGTTTGGATCAATTTCTAGCAGATGAATCGCTCAAAGGGAAAAAACTTGCAATTATCACGGACATAGACGAAACAGTAATGGATAATAGCCCATACAATGCACGTTTAATTTTAGACAACAAAGAATATACAGCAGCAGACTGGACAGATTGGGTAAATCATAAAACGGCACTGGCTATTCCAGGAGCTACTGATTTTCTAAATTATGCGAAAAACAAAGGAGTTGAGGTGTTTTACATTTCAAACCGTATGGAACATGAGAAGGAAGCTACGTTGGAGAATATGAAACAGATTCAATTTCCATTTGCAGATAATGAGCATCTGTTATTTAAAACTACTGAGAGTTCTAAACAAGTACGTTTTGACAAGGTATTAGCAAACTATACTGTATTATTATTCATGGGAGATAATCTATCCGATTTCTCTTCTGAATTTATTGTAAATTCAACTCAAAAACGCAATCAGATTGTAGATGCGATTCATTTAAAATTCGGGTATAATTTTATTGTACTGCCAAACCCTATGTATGGCGATTGGGAAAGTAAAGGTATCTATCAGGGAAAATATAACTGGACAACCGAACAAAAGGATTCTATTTGGAAATCAAATTTAAAAGGATATTAG